DNA sequence from the Glycine soja cultivar W05 chromosome 18, ASM419377v2, whole genome shotgun sequence genome:
ttaaaaaaagggaataatatttatacaactAGCATTCCTCCGTGATATTGCATTTCTgtaattttattccaaaaatttattaatataatcatATCAATTATGCTTCCTTCTTAGTTATCATTCACTTCTCGCTTAATTTCCTTTGTCTCATTAATAAACTCAGCTAGAAAAAACTACGCAAATGGACACAATGAAAAGGACTATGTCAATGATTATGAACAAGGGTAAAAGCATGGTTATGAAAACGCTTATGGAATTATAAAGTCCGTAATGGTCAAAGTGGTCAAGACAGCAGCAGCAGGAATAGTGAATGGTGTCTACAGAGTGGAATCATCTGCCACTATTATATTATGATTAAGTTAAGGTGTggattctttttactttaatattattatccaaagttatgttatttttgttgtgaTTATCTAACAGACTAGGTGGTggtcttgttttcattttagttaATTTGGACAAAATGTGCTATCTTTCATCATTACAACTTAATCTAGCCTTGGATTTAGCCCTGTatagttttatataatttttttatcaataaatattaatgattaattttttgtcaaTAAAATAAGTTAACATTTGTTATAATCATTTCTTGTTTGACTATCATTTTCTTTCTAAGCTCTTTGCAGGTGTGTGGCTGTGGAACTGAACTGGTGAAagctttaattttgttttgaatcaCACCATAGAATTAGATATAACGAGTGAGAAGTCTCGTATGATAACTAGTTACTAATGCTGATGTTTGAGTTTTAGACGAGTAGTTTGCATGTTAATTACGAAAGGTATATGCATATGATATGGAGTTACGAACCATTTTAAAAATCGTTTAATTATGTACTTGGCCTATGTTATCCAGGTAGATGCAGACCAGTACTGCACTGcagttactttttctttttaaggacTATGATATTAATTGGAAGTTGTTGTTTTTGGTGAAAAGGGTGACAAATTTTTGTTGGAGACTCTCAatgcatataaattaaatattttttttatcatgatttattttatacccaaacatcataatttaaattctaaaccacttaattaaaaaatatgaacttttattatttatgccAGGAGTTGATGTTTCTGTATTGCAATTATTTATTGGTATACTATTTATTTGTCTGGTTTAAATTtaggataaatagtcatttttattttttaacgtgGAGTGTATTGATAAATTTGTTctcaaaaagtgaaaaaatgtaacaaatcTATTTATCCATTAATTTTCATCTATTATCGTTAATGAAAGAGTCTATATGACACATTTAGTGATAAATTTGTCAGTGTTTTACACATTTAAgaacaaaaatgactatttatttgaaatataatttaattttcatctttttccctttttaatcgttacaagcataacattacaataaacacttaacaaaatagaaaaataagcataaattagaataaatataataataaacataatattgattGATAAGTATAATCTGTCTATTGCTCTAAAATTCTCAATATGACAAGATCTTACCCAAAATAGGAGACTTAAACAAAAAGACACaaccattaaattaaataattgttacaaaaaataaaaaaatgagatacaATTTGATATTGTCACTACCTAATATTATCACAATAGAAATTATGCTTATTAAtagatattatatttgttttaacttatgttttttttcctattttttatgtacttattgtaatattatatttgCAACGATTAAAAAAGTgggaaagataaaaattaaattatattttacttgtttgggtacttattttttaagtacCAATTTGCTTTCTTGTTTGAGAGTAGGATTGTAATTAGATTGGCTTGATTGTTATGCTTGTGATTTATAAATAGAAAGACATGTTATTCAATAGGATTCTTTCTTATTCTTAGTAATTATTCACTTCTCTCTTTGCAAGTTGCAATTGTCATTCTATTTCCTttgtatttgtattatttaCAAACTCAGTCAAAAAACTCTGAAACTATGGCATGTCCATGCTGGGATGCTGATGGGTTAGGGGGAAAGTTGCGCAATGACGATCGCAATAAGGGTAAGAGTCATGAGAAGCACAAGGGTGAGAGGCATGAAGATCACAATAATAAGGGTGAGAACAATGAGGGGGACAAAAGAGAGAACCGTAGTGGGAAGATGAAGGAGCCAGAAAAAAGCTATGATGAGTATCTGCATGAAAAAATAtaggaaaagtttttattttttagaaatatcaAGTAAAATATTTCTccaactacttttttttttctcttttagttgCTCAAAAACTCACTCGTTATCAACAATTTGTAATACGTACTTGTAAAAATGAATAActtgattcttttttcttttgtttagttCACTTGCTATCAACAATTTGTATTAGGTACGTCTAAAAATACATGCTCGTGTATGTGATAAGTTCtgtttttcctttgtttagtcctcatgtattttttattaaagactattttatttgaattgagtatgattattatagaaaataaaattgtctatatatatatgattcttAAACTATAACGCATCACCACCAAGCATAGATTAATTGACAtagattattttagtttaatcattaattttgaatttgagtaATATATATAAACTGTACATAAATGTTTATTAGATTATTATTCTTTTGGCATATGTTAAATAACGGCATAGAATTAATTAGTAATACTGgtcttttttataagaaacaaattattgtataaaatatatcatcacttgtttttttttataaaaatgaccGGTAGTAATAGTATTATGAACAATGATGTTAACTATTGCTGTGGTGTTATAAACATTAATATAGATCCCAATAGTTCTTAAAAATGAAGCActaaatccattttttttttattataaaagtttaaataacATTTAGATCACTAATTAACTAACTTTGTTACTTGataaaacacactaaaacaatttttttaagatttttcagGAACTAAATCAAAAAAGACTTTAAAGGACACACATAAAAAACcctataggaattaaaaaaatttatttaaggcaaattatatttaaaataattgttaataaataatttattttgttctgAACTAGGGTTGGACCAAACAAAGGCCCAATGGATTTTCTACGTGGAATACGAAGTGACAAGGAAGGAAGTTACAAAAGCCCTAAACTTCGTCGCTTTAAAACATGCATTCAGTGTATCTCTTATTCTTCCATGACTTTTGATTTAACTTGAATCATAAAGTCTTTATATGTGACACCCGTGTTATTTTGGAGTAGGAAGAACACAATTGGAAGTCTAAGCTACTCTTTCGGGGCTGCAAGGTACGTCCCCTTGTACTTACgaataacatatatatttttatcttatataattatttatggatGGATGGGGCAGTAGAGGTACGTGGTGGGGCTTGTTATGAGTCAAGGTTGATATGTTTTAGAAACTGTTTTAATATAgcttttcatataaaatttgcAGATTCCTAATTGTGAATTTCTTTTATGATGGATCGAAGTTGCTTTTCCTTATTCACACATTTAGTGGCTTTTACCATGGATGCTATTTTTATTAATCGATGCTAAATGATGCTAAATGCTTTTCAGTCTTACACATAGTCACACTTCAACTCATAGTTTTAAAGGTTGAATAGGTAATCGCTCGATCAAGATACTAAATCACTCAATGGTCGAATTAGTGAATCCtagtttatattaaaaaatatttgaagttttatatccttccttaaaaaaaagtcataaaaattacattacatatgaatataatttcacaagttcattttttaaaatttgaattcattgGCATTCATTCATAAAGctctaaacaaaaaaattagataaaaattactCATTATGATGCAACAATaagtatgaaataaaaataatagaattataATAAGAATACAATAAATTATCTGTCAGACCGGTTGGGCCTACTcgagttttaaaatatttcttgaaTCACTTAATATGGAATCAAGACTAAAAATACTAGTTTACTTGAAAATGAATTGACTCCATTAATTAggtgttaaataaaaatattacatttcacttgattaaaaaaatcaatattatattatttaaaattaaaatgagttaattgagcataacaaaacaaaaacttgGGTCTAGGCAACATCATTTTCAtctaaattttaacttttaaaaaaatagagttatGAAGTTGGTTTGATAATTGAAGAGAGAAGGAGTGAGGAACAAGTGGTGGGGTTTGAATATCTCTCACTAAATGAAAAACTTAACTTTttgatggataaaaaaaaagttaagtaaAAAGTTTAATATATGAAATGAAAGCATGTAACCCACTTGACGCGCGCACAACAATTATGGTTTTGCAGAAGTGTTTAATTATTACTTGGTCTAGGACATGCATAGATGAGTAGATGATTTGGCAAAGTTGGCATTTCTGTGATTTTACTCTAATGATCTTTTGCCAATAATACCTATTCAGTAGTTATCATTCACTTCTCGTCTTGGTTTCCTTAATTAGACAATGGCATGTCCATGGTGGGATGATTACAAGGTTAAGAGCGATGAAGATCACAAGGGTAAGATGAAGGAGCAGAACCAACCAGGAAAAAGCCATAATGAACATGGATATATCAGTGGCTATGTAAAGGGCTATGTCAGTGGTTATGAACATGGGTATAAGCATGGTAAGAGTGAATGTGGTTATGAGCTTGGCCATGGCCACAGCAGTGATGATGGCTATGAATATGACTATTATTCTGGTCACAGTGAAGATGACTATGAATATGACTCTGAATCTGATTATGATGAATCTAGTGACTATAGTGAAGATGGCTTTGGAGATGACCTTGAATCTGATTATGGTGGCAATAACAGCAGCGGTAGTAGCAGTGAATGTGATGATGTAGTACTTGAGAGTCACCATGGTTATGAGCATGGACATGGATATGGCTACGATGATGATCTACTTGAGTATCACAATGGTTATTGGTCTGGCCATGACTACTACAGCAGTGACATTGAATGTGGCTGCAACTGTCCATATGACTTTGAATCTGATTATGGCTATAGTGAATATGGATATGAAGATGACCTTTGTGGCTGGGATGGTAGTCATGATGATTAAAATCTTCCACTACATTTAAGTTAAGGTGGGAATTCTCTTGAGTTCAATAATATCCAGAGTTAAgtgattttttgttgttatttctaTGTGATTATCTCACAGTTGAACTGGTggtcttattttcttttctacttTGGACAAAATGTGCCATCTTTTGTCATTAAAATTTACTCTGGCCTTCTATTTAGCCTTGCATTTTCTAATCAAGCTCAGGGTTAACATTTGTTATAGTCATTTCTTGTTTGGTTATGATCTTTCTTTTATGCTCTTTGCAGGTGTACTGTGGTTGTGGAATATAGTAGGGAAGATCTTTGTTTTGTGTCACACCTTAGATGGAGAAGTTATGCATGTTAACTAATTACTAATGCTGTTTTTTGAGTTTTAGTCGAGTGGTTTGCTAGTTATGTAAGCTATATGCATATGGAGTTAtaaaccatttaaaaaataactatggTAGGCCTATGTTAACCACTTTGAATCGGactagtgtttattttggtgtacatgtttgtttcttttaaatattaagcTTGGTTATGTTTATGTTTAATGCTTAAATCATTGAACTTGCATAGCATTTTGAAACTGATTGATATCAAACAAAGTTCAAGACAGAATATGGAAGCTTACAACAAATTCTTTCATGTTTGAGGGTAGGATAGTAATTAGATTGGCCTGATTGTTATGTTTGTGATTTTTAAATAGCAGAAACAGCAAGTGCAAATGTAAGACCCAGACAAGAGGGTTTGAGAAACATACCACTATactcaaacaaatctgccaatttttctttagtttctATTTCTGAGAATTTTTTCAGTGAAATGATCCAACTGTGGTAGTTTGTAGGACAGCTTTTTGGGGAATAAAGCCCGTAATGCATCTAACATGTCTTTCTACAATTCAAGTTTTGCTGCAATCACCTTAGATGAAATGCTTATCATACACTAAtctcatataatcatatttaagAGGAGATCATGACAAATAAGCCACCCCTTCTAGAAGCAATCATAATTTTCAGGAAAAGTTTTACAATTTCTATACAAAATCAACTTTCAATGTTTCCACCTGCTTATGGTGTATACATATTTACAGACACGCAGAATCTAAACAATGTTAAGTTCAAGTTTCAACTGCTTAATGTTCACTGTATAAGCTCAGATGATATATCAAAAAGCATTATCAAGAGCAATATTTGTCCGATTCTATGTAAGCTAAATGTTTACGGACCTAGTTTACCAGCAATCATTACAAGTTCCATGAAAGTGAAT
Encoded proteins:
- the LOC114396290 gene encoding keratin-associated protein 6-2-like; translated protein: MACPWWDDYKVKSDEDHKGKMKEQNQPGKSHNEHGYISGYVKGYVSGYEHGYKHGKSECGYELGHGHSSDDGYEYDYYSGHSEDDYEYDSESDYDESSDYSEDGFGDDLESDYGGNNSSGSSSECDDVVLESHHGYEHGHGYGYDDDLLEYHNGYWSGHDYYSSDIECGCNCPYDFESDYGYSEYGYEDDLCGWDGSHDD